The following are from one region of the Silene latifolia isolate original U9 population chromosome 9, ASM4854445v1, whole genome shotgun sequence genome:
- the LOC141602161 gene encoding uncharacterized protein LOC141602161, whose product MKQPYSILSLLIPGKSGPDNNIDVYLQPLVEELKQLWDVGSITFDASTREYFNMHAALMWTINDFPAYANLSRWSTKGYKACPCCMNDTNSMRLPNCSKICYMDHRCFLSSDHKWRDSKTFNGKPERRDPPAPLSGHDILSHLHDFKDRKFGKTVTHPKRGDNWKKKSIFFDLPYWSSLLLRHNLDVMHIEKNVCDNILGTLLDIEGKIKDSIKARHDLKLLKIMKHLAPKLINGKWHIPPAPYTLSKSQKDKVFKFLKGLKVPDGYSSNISKCINLDKRKILGLKSHDCHVILEQLLPFSIRGVSQPKVYEVIAKISIFFKELCSRTLNLEVLDRIQDSIILTLCEMEKIFLPSFFDIMVHLCVHLPAEAKIAGPVQYRWMYPVERLLRKFKCYVRNRNRPEGSIAEGYIIEECMNFCSKYLSEIETKFNQYERNADKQIEVTQAHEYVLRNCEEAETYISEYTEGLFDDCLSKWFQDRISCLFEEGDGQVLQDLKTLSLGPFKGVQYFSGFLANGFRFHTRDVETKRRNQNSGVMVKGVGHDYYGVLTDIICLRYLDGNRVVLFRCDWWDVHSPGRGVKVDKFGFVSVNSKKRLHTTEPFVLMSQAEQVFYVKDGIDPNWLMVVKTHPRHHYDILEKEQCENDGDALQQSHPGSTYDEFLATLSVDYIDTTSELIRDDMEDTVVDSTNQNQPKELNVIGTENDNIDESSDDDEDFSDNDRDEEVDEDIDIA is encoded by the exons ATGAAACAACCTTATTCAATTCTGTCTTTGTTAATCCCTGGGAAGAGTGGCCCCGACAATAATATCGATGTATACTTGCAGCCTTTAGTTGAAGAATTAAAGCAACTATGGGATGTTGGATCTATAACTTTTGATGCTTCTACTCGTGAATATTTCAATATGCATGCTGCACTTATGTGGACTATCAATGACTTTCCTGCTTACGCAAACTTGTCTAGATGGTCTACAAAAGGTTATAAGGCATGTCCTTGTTGTATGAATGACACAAACTCGATGCGATTGCCTAATTGTTCAAAGATATGTTACATGGATCATCGTTGTTTTCTATCTAGTGATCATAAATGGAGGGATAGTAAAACTTTTAATGGCAAACCGGAGAGAAGAGACCCTCCAGCACCACTATCAGGTCATGATATTCTATCTCATCTTCACGATTTTAAAGACAGGAAGTTTGGAAAAACTGTTACTCACCCAAAGAGAGGTGATAATTGGAAAAAGAAGAGCATATTTTTTGACTTGCCATACTGGAGTAGCTTATTGCTTCGCCACAATCTGGATGTTATGCATATTGAAAAAAATGTGTGTGACAATATTCTTGGCACGTTACTTGACATTGAAGGAAAAATCAAAGATAGCATAAAAGCAAGACATGATTTGAAATTGTTGAAGATTATGAAACATCTAGCTCCTAAGCTTATAAATGGGAAATGGCATATCCCACCAGCGCCTTATACCTTATCTAAAAGTCAGAAGGATAAGGTGTTTAAATTTTTGAAAGGCTTAAAAGTTCCAGATGGGTACTCTTCTAACATCTCCAAATGCATAAATTTAGACAAACGTAAGATATTGGGGCTCAAATCTCACGATTGTCATGTAATTTTGGAGCAGTTATTGCCATTTTCTATCCGTGGAGTGTCACAACCTAAAGTATATGAGGTGATTGCTAAAATTAGCATATTTTTTAAGGAGTTATGTTCAAGAACATTAAATCTAGAGGTCTTAGATCGCATTCAAGATAGTATCATTCTTACATTGTGTGAGATGGAAAAAatatttcttccttctttttttgACATTATGGTGCATCTATGTGTTCACCTTCCTGCGGAAGCAAAAATCGCTGGACCTGTGCAATATCGTTGGATGTATCCAGTAGAGAG GCTTCTACGCAAGTTTAAGTGCTATGTACGTAATAGGAATAGACCAGAAGGTTCGATTGCAGAAGGATATATTATTGAAGAATGCATGAATTTTTGTTCGAAGTACCTGAGTGAAATTGAGACAAAATTTAACCAGTACGAAAGAAATGCAGATAAGCAAATTGAAG TAACACAAGCTCATGAATATGTGCTTAGGAATTGTGAGGAAGCTGAAACATATATAAG TGAATACACAGAAGGCTTGTTTGACGATTGTCTATCTAAGTGGTTCCAAGATCgg ATTTCATGCTTATTCGAGGAAGGAGATGGTCAAGTGCTTCAAGATTTAAAAACTTTGTCGTTAGGTCCTTTCAAAGGTGTTCAGTATTTCAGCGGTTTTTTAGCAAATGGTTTTAGATTTCATACAAGAGATGTTGAAACAAAGAGGAGAAATCAAAATAGTGGAGTAATGGTAAAGGGGGTTGGACATGATTATTATGGAGTTCTGACAGATATAATTTGTCTACGATATTTGGATGGAAATCGTGTTGTATTGTTTCGCTGTGATTGGTGGGATGTTCATAGTCCGGGCAGAGGTGTCAAGGTTGACAAATTTGGTTTTGTTAGCGTTAATTCTAAAAAGAGGTTACATACAACAGAGCCTTTCGTTCTTATGTCCCAAGCTGAACAAGTTTTTTATGTTAAAGATGGGATTGACCCAAATTGGCTTATGGTTGTCAAGACTCATCCAAGACACCATTATGATATTCTAGAAAAAGAGCAATGTGAAAATGATGGGGATGCTTTGCAACAAAGTCATCCAGGATCCACATATGATGAGTTTTTAGCTACACTAAGTGTTGATTATATTGATACAACATCAGAACTTATAAGAGATGACATGGAAGATACTGTTGTTGATTCAACGAACCAAAATCAACCCAAGGAACTAAATGTCATAGGAACTGAAAACGATAACATTGATGAAAGCTCTGATGACGATGAAGATTTTAGTGATAATGATCGTGATGAAGAGGTCGACGAAGATATTGATATAGCTTGA